A region from the Azospirillaceae bacterium genome encodes:
- a CDS encoding DsbA family protein, with amino-acid sequence MSRTLVSALTATVALAALAAGPVFAADKAAPEKGPYDKAQIEQIVHDYILAHPEVISEAAQALQDKADAEEAKASAEALVKHKDDLVASKASPVGGNVKGDVTMVEFFDYQCGYCKHTQPELDAAVKKDGKVRIVYKEFPILGPASVVAAKAALAANMQGKYDTVHAALMAATGKLDRDRILAIAKDAGADTDRLAKDMDSPAVQKEIDANLELADALNIHGTPGFVIGATVVPGAIGADAFKDLFAKARSAKG; translated from the coding sequence ATGTCGCGCACCCTCGTTTCCGCCCTGACCGCCACCGTGGCCCTGGCCGCCCTGGCCGCCGGCCCGGTCTTCGCCGCCGACAAGGCCGCACCCGAGAAGGGCCCCTACGACAAGGCGCAGATCGAACAGATCGTCCACGACTACATCCTGGCCCACCCGGAGGTGATCAGCGAGGCGGCACAGGCCCTGCAGGACAAGGCGGACGCGGAAGAGGCCAAGGCCTCGGCCGAGGCGCTGGTGAAGCACAAGGACGACCTGGTGGCGTCCAAGGCCTCGCCCGTCGGCGGCAACGTCAAGGGCGATGTCACCATGGTCGAGTTCTTCGATTACCAGTGCGGCTACTGCAAGCACACCCAGCCGGAGCTGGACGCCGCCGTGAAGAAGGACGGCAAGGTCCGCATCGTCTACAAGGAATTCCCCATCCTGGGCCCGGCGTCCGTGGTCGCCGCCAAGGCGGCGTTGGCCGCCAACATGCAGGGCAAGTACGACACCGTGCACGCGGCCCTGATGGCCGCCACCGGCAAGCTGGACCGTGACCGCATCCTGGCCATCGCCAAGGATGCCGGCGCCGATACCGACCGCCTGGCCAAGGACATGGACAGCCCGGCCGTGCAGAAGGAAATCGACGCCAACCTGGAACTGGCCGACGCCCTGAACATCCACGGCACCCCCGGCTTCGTCATCGGCGCCACCGTGGTGCCGGGCGCCATCGGCGCCGACGCCTTCAAGGACCTGTTCGCCAAGGCCCGCAGCGCCAAGGGCTGA
- the aroQ gene encoding type II 3-dehydroquinate dehydratase, with protein MAIAPSVLILNGPNLNMLGIREPHIYGAETLEDIENACQETAARLGLEIDFRQSNHEGELVTWIQDSRGEHDAIILNAGAYTHTSIAIHDALSAVALPVVEVHLSNIFRREAFRHHSYVSPVARGVICGFGSQGYLLALQAAARLIDTPPERA; from the coding sequence TTGGCCATCGCGCCCTCCGTCCTGATCCTGAACGGGCCGAACCTCAACATGCTGGGGATTCGCGAACCGCACATCTATGGCGCGGAGACGCTGGAGGATATCGAGAACGCCTGCCAGGAGACGGCCGCGCGCCTGGGCCTGGAGATCGATTTCCGCCAGTCCAACCATGAGGGCGAACTGGTCACCTGGATCCAGGACTCGCGCGGCGAACACGACGCCATCATCCTGAACGCCGGCGCGTACACGCATACATCCATCGCCATCCACGACGCGCTCAGCGCCGTGGCCCTGCCGGTGGTCGAGGTACACTTGAGCAATATTTTCCGGCGCGAGGCGTTCCGGCACCATTCCTATGTGTCGCCGGTGGCGCGGGGCGTCATCTGCGGCTTCGGCTCGCAGGGCTACCTGCTGGCGCTGCAAGCGGCGGCCCGCCTGATCGACACCCCACCGGAACGGGCATGA
- the accB gene encoding acetyl-CoA carboxylase biotin carboxyl carrier protein produces MATFELDNEFVRKLAELLGETGLTEIEYAEGDKRIRLSRAAPPAAMIAAPAVAAAPVAAPAAAPVATVPPAQHPGAVKSPMVGTAYLAPEPGANAFIKVGDTVKVGQTLLIIEAMKVMNPIKAAKGGTVTQIQVGDAQPVEYGEVLLIIE; encoded by the coding sequence ATGGCGACCTTCGAACTCGACAACGAATTCGTGCGCAAGCTGGCCGAGCTTCTCGGCGAGACCGGTCTTACCGAGATCGAATACGCGGAAGGCGACAAGCGCATCCGCCTGTCCCGCGCGGCGCCCCCCGCCGCCATGATCGCGGCCCCCGCCGTCGCCGCCGCACCGGTCGCGGCCCCCGCGGCGGCCCCGGTCGCCACCGTGCCGCCGGCCCAGCACCCGGGTGCGGTCAAGTCGCCCATGGTCGGCACCGCCTACCTGGCGCCCGAGCCCGGCGCCAACGCCTTCATCAAGGTCGGCGACACGGTGAAGGTCGGCCAGACCCTGCTGATCATCGAGGCGATGAAAGTCATGAACCCGATCAAGGCCGCCAAGGGCGGCACGGTTACCCAGATCCAGGTCGGCGACGCCCAGCCTGTGGAATACGGCGAAGTCCTGCTGATCATCGAGTGA
- the accC gene encoding acetyl-CoA carboxylase biotin carboxylase subunit, which translates to MFEKVLIANRGEIALRIHRACREMGIKTVAVHSTADADAMHVRLADESVCIGPPSAKESYLNIPAILSAAAITGADAIHPGIGFMSENAQFAQMVEEHGFAWIGPSPEHIRIMGDKVTAKRTVLDLGLPVVPGSDGPVETVEIAQTNAARIGYPVLIKAAAGGGGKGMKVAWNEGELREAYQLARGEARAAFGNDQVYMEKYLAKPRHIEIQLLGDHHGTVVHFGERDCSIQRRHQKVVEEAPSPALNAEERAFIGNLAAKTAAAFGYRGVGTMEFLYENGQFYFIEMNTRLQIEHTISEMITGVDLVREQIRVATGAPLGYGQEDIKFNGHSIECRVNAENPLTFTPSPGKIDGYHAPGGLGVRVDSALYDGYRVPPHYDSMIAKLIVHGNSRNECLMRLRRAIEEFVIGGIDTTLPLHQRIIAQQDFINGDYDIRWLEEWMKNQPAG; encoded by the coding sequence CTGTTTGAAAAAGTCCTGATCGCCAATCGCGGCGAGATCGCACTTCGCATCCACCGCGCCTGCCGCGAGATGGGCATTAAAACCGTGGCGGTGCATTCCACCGCCGACGCCGACGCCATGCACGTCCGCCTGGCGGATGAGAGCGTGTGCATCGGCCCGCCCTCGGCCAAGGAAAGCTATCTGAACATCCCGGCGATCCTGTCGGCGGCGGCCATCACCGGGGCGGACGCCATCCACCCCGGCATCGGCTTCATGTCGGAGAACGCCCAGTTCGCCCAGATGGTGGAGGAGCACGGCTTCGCCTGGATCGGCCCGTCGCCGGAACACATCCGCATCATGGGCGACAAGGTCACGGCCAAGCGCACGGTGCTGGATTTGGGCCTGCCGGTGGTGCCCGGTTCCGACGGCCCGGTCGAGACGGTGGAGATCGCCCAGACCAACGCCGCCCGCATCGGCTATCCCGTGCTGATCAAGGCGGCGGCCGGCGGCGGCGGCAAGGGCATGAAGGTCGCCTGGAACGAAGGCGAACTGCGCGAGGCCTACCAGTTGGCCCGGGGCGAGGCGCGCGCCGCCTTTGGCAACGACCAGGTCTACATGGAAAAGTACCTGGCCAAGCCGCGCCACATTGAAATCCAGCTGCTGGGCGACCACCATGGCACCGTGGTGCATTTCGGCGAGCGCGACTGTTCCATCCAGCGCCGCCACCAGAAGGTGGTGGAAGAGGCGCCGTCGCCGGCGCTGAACGCGGAAGAGCGCGCCTTCATCGGCAACCTGGCGGCCAAGACGGCGGCGGCCTTCGGTTACCGCGGCGTCGGCACGATGGAGTTCCTGTACGAGAACGGGCAGTTCTACTTCATCGAGATGAACACCCGTCTGCAGATCGAACACACCATCAGCGAGATGATCACCGGCGTCGATCTGGTGCGTGAGCAGATCCGGGTGGCCACCGGCGCGCCGCTGGGCTATGGCCAGGAAGACATCAAGTTCAACGGCCATTCCATCGAATGCCGCGTGAACGCCGAGAACCCGCTGACCTTCACCCCCAGCCCCGGCAAGATCGACGGCTATCATGCCCCGGGCGGCCTGGGCGTGCGCGTCGATAGCGCGCTGTACGACGGCTATCGCGTGCCGCCGCACTACGACAGCATGATCGCCAAGCTGATCGTGCACGGGAACAGCCGTAACGAGTGCCTGATGCGCCTGCGCCGCGCCATTGAGGAATTCGTCATCGGCGGCATCGACACCACCCTGCCCCTGCACCAGCGCATCATCGCCCAGCAGGACTTCATCAACGGTGACTACGACATCCGTTGGCTGGAAGAGTGGATGAAGAACCAGCCGGCCGGCTGA